Proteins found in one Paenibacillus borealis genomic segment:
- a CDS encoding DUF6809 family protein: MLSILESLYHGSLFPNEVMISKDPNYRPLNKQITDSLETWKQKLSAGEYEELESLLELYSQVQGLEMTAAFVSGFKAGAAMMIEVLVDA; encoded by the coding sequence ATGTTAAGCATTCTGGAATCGCTATATCATGGCAGTTTGTTCCCTAACGAGGTCATGATCTCAAAGGACCCCAACTACCGCCCGCTCAACAAGCAAATTACCGATTCTTTAGAGACTTGGAAGCAGAAGCTGTCCGCAGGCGAGTATGAGGAGCTGGAGTCTTTATTGGAGCTGTATTCGCAAGTACAGGGGCTGGAGATGACAGCTGCATTTGTGTCCGGGTTCAAGGCCGGTGCGGCGATGATGATCGAAGTTCTGGTCGATGCTTAG
- a CDS encoding nucleotidyltransferase domain-containing protein — MTPIHKLILEQLEQIEQEEQVTILYACESGSRAWGFPSQDSDYDVRFIYLHKPEWYLSIYDKRDVIEHPINNMLDINGWDLRKALNLFRKSNPPLLEWLQSPIQYAEKFSVAEQLRGISPYTFSPKSCMYHYLNMARGNYRDYLQGEQVKIKKYFYVLRPVLACEWINRYEEMPPMEFDVLVERLIPQDGELWQVLQQLLERKKSGEELDVEPRLSAINDYLEEQLQVLEKVAAAALSVKADNRDQQLDALFREALQEVWGEWLR; from the coding sequence ATGACCCCTATACATAAACTTATCCTGGAGCAGCTGGAACAGATTGAGCAGGAAGAGCAGGTTACCATCCTCTATGCCTGTGAATCAGGCAGCCGGGCGTGGGGCTTCCCCTCGCAGGACAGTGATTACGATGTGCGGTTCATATACCTGCATAAGCCGGAATGGTATTTATCTATCTACGATAAACGGGATGTCATAGAGCATCCCATTAACAATATGCTGGATATCAATGGATGGGATTTACGTAAGGCGCTTAATTTATTCCGCAAGTCCAACCCGCCGCTGCTGGAATGGCTGCAATCGCCGATCCAGTATGCAGAGAAGTTCAGTGTGGCGGAGCAGCTTAGAGGGATATCACCTTATACCTTTTCACCGAAATCGTGTATGTACCATTACTTGAACATGGCTAGAGGCAATTACCGCGATTACTTGCAGGGTGAGCAGGTCAAGATCAAGAAGTACTTTTATGTGCTGCGCCCGGTTCTGGCCTGTGAATGGATTAACCGCTATGAAGAGATGCCGCCGATGGAATTCGATGTACTGGTAGAACGGCTGATTCCGCAGGATGGAGAGCTGTGGCAGGTATTGCAGCAATTGCTGGAACGGAAGAAGTCCGGTGAGGAACTGGATGTTGAGCCGCGGTTAAGCGCGATTAATGATTATTTGGAAGAGCAGCTTCAAGTGCTGGAGAAGGTGGCAGCGGCGGCCTTAAGTGTTAAAGCGGACAACAGAGATCAGCAGCTGGATGCTCTTTTCCGGGAAGCCCTGCAGGAAGTATGGGGAGAGTGGCTCAGATAG
- a CDS encoding DUF948 domain-containing protein, with protein sequence MVIQLSIALAAVAFICLAGFLILTLRKGMTTLSETNKTLVDVRNAIHGLTGEATQLIHTANQVTRDVKGKIKTIDPIFESAHNVGEVIQTVTETFKKNASEIGHNLTPEPEKPPVKQQSIPIRVNTKFQ encoded by the coding sequence ATGGTTATTCAACTTAGTATTGCTTTGGCTGCAGTTGCCTTTATCTGTCTGGCCGGGTTCTTGATTCTTACGCTGCGCAAAGGTATGACTACACTCTCAGAGACCAATAAGACACTGGTGGATGTGAGAAATGCCATTCATGGCTTAACTGGAGAGGCTACACAACTCATTCATACGGCAAATCAAGTGACCAGGGATGTGAAAGGTAAAATCAAAACGATAGATCCGATTTTTGAATCGGCGCACAATGTGGGGGAAGTAATTCAGACCGTGACAGAGACATTTAAGAAAAATGCTTCCGAAATTGGCCACAATTTAACTCCAGAACCCGAAAAACCTCCAGTCAAGCAACAAAGCATTCCCATTCGCGTCAATACAAAATTTCAATAA
- a CDS encoding AraC family transcriptional regulator, which translates to MNLNTAKSIKFPSGFWSGIQLLGIAPSDVVRQARLPLTVITEPKVTAAEYFALWQAFSDLTGDIAQAVVGLVHAFETTLYPPDVLATYHARNYRDALYRMARYKQMCPPERLLILEKDEECTIELEWQHTKESGPEVLVGITLAYLLELGRRGTGQALKACKVEFIHPMGDVQALEAYFGCPVHTGSVRNRLTLRSRDLDIPFVTYNEELLDILTPALDRTLSEQHSTASIAGTVKWIIKRSLMGGHLDIHAVAKELHMSGRTLQRRLSEEDTSFKHLLTEARHEQAREYLANPTLDIKEVACLVGYGDLNSFYRAFRIWEGDTASHWRSENIDKV; encoded by the coding sequence ATGAATTTAAACACCGCAAAAAGCATTAAATTCCCTTCCGGCTTTTGGTCTGGAATTCAGCTCTTAGGGATTGCTCCAAGCGATGTTGTCCGTCAGGCCCGGCTGCCGCTTACTGTAATCACTGAGCCTAAGGTCACCGCCGCAGAGTATTTTGCGTTGTGGCAGGCTTTTTCGGATCTGACAGGTGATATTGCCCAGGCGGTCGTTGGGCTTGTACACGCATTTGAAACGACTCTATATCCTCCTGATGTCTTAGCTACCTACCACGCCCGCAACTATAGAGATGCTCTTTACCGCATGGCCAGGTATAAACAAATGTGCCCTCCCGAACGGCTGCTTATATTAGAAAAGGATGAGGAATGCACCATCGAGCTGGAATGGCAGCATACGAAGGAATCCGGTCCAGAGGTATTGGTCGGAATCACACTGGCGTATCTTCTGGAACTTGGGCGCCGGGGAACGGGCCAGGCTTTGAAGGCATGCAAGGTCGAGTTTATCCATCCTATGGGTGATGTGCAGGCGCTGGAGGCTTATTTCGGTTGTCCTGTTCACACGGGTTCCGTCAGGAACCGGCTCACGCTGCGGAGCCGGGATTTGGATATCCCTTTTGTAACGTATAATGAAGAGCTCCTGGATATTCTGACACCTGCCCTAGACCGGACACTGAGTGAACAGCACAGCACCGCTTCCATCGCCGGAACAGTGAAATGGATCATCAAGCGAAGCCTTATGGGCGGACACCTGGACATCCATGCTGTCGCCAAGGAGCTTCATATGAGCGGGCGAACGCTGCAGCGGCGGTTAAGTGAAGAAGACACGAGCTTCAAACATCTGTTAACGGAGGCCAGGCATGAACAGGCAAGAGAGTATTTAGCCAACCCGACTCTGGACATTAAAGAAGTGGCTTGCCTGGTAGGATACGGGGACCTGAATTCATTCTATCGTGCCTTCCGCATATGGGAAGGAGATACAGCTTCACATTGGCGTTCGGAGAACATAGACAAAGTATAA
- a CDS encoding helix-turn-helix transcriptional regulator, which yields MAKESFDKEIQFLRMLSLAGGAYSRQQFADRLGISVHTYDKTLRNLKEMVTVLQQDLPAEQGTELSEWLRYNYYESADPLLLFLFRAKSLKETESIRLTLLLTALQTQERTAKDLQDLCSEQMPADSPLPDEKTIRGDLKYLEEVGVILRVNERRPYRYKAANDLIDQLTDDQLLDLYDYVDVIANTQIPSVQGYLLRDTLKKVLRKRGFNPEATETHRYKYNYHSRILDEAHLYTIFGAIQQRRQIRFLYLSPKKGMNYTSQNTNPLFERESAGTSDCILPLRVVYDHQYGRWYLIGHHARMGIKKFRMEGLTQIEEGDAVEEDKYAEKLKQLEAQMKNSWVTDTNRAVKVAVRFYNPSRSGANFIRERVEAQGQWGVITEESDSTFLYEIEVNEIYEIKPWLRSFGSSCEILEPRWLRKQFIAEWKELRSYYESI from the coding sequence ATGGCCAAGGAAAGTTTCGATAAAGAAATTCAGTTTCTCCGTATGCTGTCTTTAGCCGGGGGAGCCTACAGCAGGCAACAATTCGCCGACCGGCTCGGCATTTCAGTACATACCTATGACAAAACGCTGCGCAACCTGAAGGAGATGGTTACCGTCCTGCAGCAGGATCTGCCTGCTGAACAAGGAACTGAACTCTCAGAGTGGCTCCGCTACAACTATTATGAGTCTGCCGACCCGCTGCTGCTGTTCCTGTTCCGGGCCAAGTCGCTTAAGGAAACGGAGAGCATCCGGCTTACTTTACTCTTAACAGCACTCCAGACTCAGGAGCGGACTGCCAAGGATCTGCAGGATCTGTGCAGTGAGCAAATGCCCGCCGACTCTCCGCTGCCCGATGAGAAGACCATCCGGGGCGATCTGAAATATCTGGAGGAAGTCGGCGTCATTCTCCGTGTCAATGAGCGGCGTCCTTACCGGTACAAGGCTGCCAACGACCTGATTGACCAGCTAACAGATGACCAGCTATTGGACCTCTATGACTACGTGGATGTCATCGCCAATACACAGATTCCGTCCGTACAGGGCTACCTGCTGCGCGACACCCTGAAGAAGGTTCTGCGGAAGCGGGGCTTTAACCCCGAAGCTACAGAAACCCATAGATATAAATACAATTACCATTCACGGATTCTTGACGAGGCTCATCTCTATACGATATTCGGAGCTATTCAACAGCGCCGGCAAATCCGGTTTCTCTATCTGTCCCCGAAAAAAGGCATGAACTACACCTCCCAGAACACGAACCCTCTCTTTGAGCGGGAGTCGGCGGGTACTTCAGACTGTATTCTTCCGCTCCGTGTCGTCTATGACCATCAATATGGACGGTGGTATTTAATCGGACATCATGCCCGGATGGGGATCAAGAAATTCCGGATGGAGGGCCTTACCCAGATTGAAGAGGGCGATGCTGTGGAAGAAGACAAATACGCGGAGAAGCTTAAGCAGCTGGAAGCGCAGATGAAGAACAGTTGGGTCACAGATACCAACCGTGCGGTTAAGGTAGCCGTCAGATTCTATAACCCCAGCCGGTCTGGCGCTAATTTCATCCGGGAGCGGGTTGAGGCGCAGGGACAATGGGGCGTAATTACAGAGGAATCCGATTCAACGTTCCTGTACGAGATCGAAGTGAACGAGATTTATGAAATCAAGCCCTGGTTACGGAGCTTCGGTTCGAGCTGTGAGATCTTAGAACCCCGCTGGCTTCGTAAGCAATTTATTGCGGAATGGAAGGAGCTTCGGAGCTACTATGAATCCATTTGA
- a CDS encoding WYL domain-containing protein, giving the protein MNPFEKIFNFQIISRLDEAGSLALTSQERSWLKTMLRHPASEAAFTPETLSKLNTLLEPEASIEVGEIIMEKARSKERQVYHPLLRTLRRMIMQNQGILIAYQIKHGGERTDQAGFPHKLEYNMYKREWYLQWYSTRQRSLMSTKLRNIVSVEVFPIPAKRIDELKTRIARLLDGLKESACIQVIPTFNAELSRILSAFSCFDKSVSYDEASGIYQIHVNYMRDDSEFLLSRIRFLGLRVKITQGEQLKRRMLKTADMALGRYGEAGE; this is encoded by the coding sequence ATGAATCCATTTGAGAAAATATTCAATTTCCAGATCATCTCACGCCTCGATGAAGCGGGGTCACTCGCGCTGACCTCCCAGGAACGTTCCTGGCTGAAAACGATGCTTAGGCATCCGGCTTCGGAGGCCGCTTTTACACCGGAAACTTTAAGCAAATTGAATACGCTGTTGGAACCCGAGGCTTCTATTGAAGTAGGGGAGATTATTATGGAGAAGGCCCGCAGTAAAGAGCGCCAGGTCTATCATCCGCTGCTCCGCACGCTCCGCCGCATGATTATGCAGAATCAAGGCATCCTGATTGCATATCAGATTAAGCATGGAGGCGAACGAACGGATCAAGCCGGGTTCCCTCACAAGCTGGAATATAACATGTATAAGCGGGAGTGGTATCTGCAATGGTACAGCACCCGGCAGCGTTCGCTCATGTCCACTAAATTAAGAAATATTGTGTCGGTCGAAGTATTCCCCATCCCTGCTAAACGGATTGACGAACTGAAGACACGGATAGCGCGCTTATTAGACGGCCTGAAGGAATCCGCCTGCATTCAAGTCATCCCCACCTTTAATGCGGAGCTGTCACGGATCCTATCCGCCTTTTCCTGTTTTGATAAGTCCGTGTCTTATGATGAAGCCTCCGGCATCTACCAGATCCATGTCAACTACATGAGAGACGACAGCGAGTTCCTGTTATCCCGAATCCGGTTCCTGGGTCTGCGTGTAAAAATCACCCAGGGCGAGCAGCTTAAGCGGCGTATGCTGAAAACGGCTGATATGGCGCTTGGGCGGTATGGGGAGGCGGGGGAGTGA
- a CDS encoding helix-turn-helix domain-containing protein — translation MGKRIVVKITELTNKHKISIRELSRISRVRHAALSELANGKRESISFSHIVKIAEALNIEDIREIIDLVDNKDKD, via the coding sequence GTGGGGAAGAGAATTGTAGTAAAAATAACTGAATTGACCAATAAACATAAGATTTCAATACGGGAGTTGTCCAGAATATCCCGTGTCCGCCATGCAGCATTAAGTGAACTCGCCAATGGAAAGAGAGAAAGCATCAGCTTCAGTCATATTGTTAAAATTGCAGAAGCTTTAAACATCGAGGATATACGGGAGATTATTGATTTAGTTGATAATAAGGATAAAGATTGA
- a CDS encoding class I SAM-dependent methyltransferase has translation MAIVQLKSTNPQFTFLIKKNPQSGMQLRPVRKGMAYGWYSDDATYNVFFKDADNELSYKQNDSESFEYLNVSRYNTPLFPLNAVNEFFSTPVKTQDERDIDGYEHTFYIHMVQVERLHYIEFFNKHLKDYTFSLQHQAHKSYSLTITTHKSLYHLLHAVGVLSLFLSIFGDEYIDISDRILDKYIHSLNVIDAPFYIRSLFARSFLTTRELFKRYKASIEQTEQVSIGLEYGGTAMQRRTFISSVLPFNKPILDIGCGEGFYAIPFAGKIESTYYAVDINEELLEVVNRKAKAKQIDNIATFGSLDHFLESYNGEQVDVILTEVVEHMSEDEAATLIRQIIGSVDFGQLIVTTPNADFNRYYELEGFRHEDHKWEMGIEAFREWFTDTIQGLAVEAEYGMVGDRVDEIRTTQSAIVRRKEE, from the coding sequence GTGGCTATTGTTCAACTGAAATCAACAAACCCGCAGTTCACCTTTTTGATCAAAAAAAATCCGCAGAGCGGCATGCAGCTTCGCCCGGTACGCAAAGGTATGGCCTACGGCTGGTATTCGGATGATGCTACGTATAACGTTTTTTTCAAGGATGCAGATAATGAACTCTCCTATAAGCAGAACGACAGTGAGAGCTTTGAGTATCTCAATGTCTCCCGGTATAACACCCCGCTGTTTCCGCTGAATGCGGTTAATGAGTTCTTCTCCACGCCTGTTAAGACGCAGGATGAGCGGGACATTGATGGCTATGAGCATACTTTTTATATCCATATGGTTCAGGTGGAGCGGCTGCACTATATTGAATTTTTCAACAAGCATCTGAAGGATTATACCTTCTCCCTGCAGCACCAGGCGCATAAGAGCTACTCACTGACCATTACCACGCATAAAAGCTTATACCACCTCTTACATGCAGTTGGTGTGCTGTCCTTGTTCTTATCCATTTTTGGCGATGAGTATATCGATATTTCGGACCGCATTCTGGATAAATATATCCACAGTCTGAACGTTATTGATGCCCCTTTCTATATCCGCAGTCTGTTTGCACGGAGCTTCCTTACTACCCGGGAACTGTTCAAGCGCTACAAAGCCTCCATTGAGCAAACGGAGCAGGTTTCCATCGGGCTGGAGTATGGCGGTACGGCGATGCAGCGGCGGACGTTTATCTCTAGTGTGCTTCCATTCAATAAGCCGATTCTGGATATCGGTTGCGGGGAGGGCTTCTATGCCATTCCGTTTGCCGGGAAGATCGAGAGTACCTATTACGCCGTAGATATCAATGAAGAACTGCTGGAGGTTGTGAACCGCAAGGCAAAAGCTAAGCAAATCGATAACATCGCCACCTTTGGCTCGCTGGATCATTTTCTGGAGTCGTATAACGGGGAGCAGGTCGATGTGATCCTGACCGAAGTGGTAGAGCATATGAGCGAGGATGAAGCAGCTACGCTGATCCGGCAAATTATCGGAAGTGTGGATTTCGGACAACTGATTGTAACGACACCGAATGCTGACTTCAACCGGTATTATGAGCTGGAAGGATTCCGGCATGAGGATCATAAGTGGGAAATGGGTATTGAAGCGTTCCGTGAGTGGTTCACAGATACGATTCAAGGCCTGGCCGTTGAGGCGGAGTACGGGATGGTCGGTGACCGGGTAGATGAGATCCGGACGACGCAAAGCGCGATTGTGCGCAGAAAGGAGGAATAG
- a CDS encoding SDR family NAD(P)-dependent oxidoreductase produces MDMGLHNRTALVTGSTKGIGKAIAIELAKEGVHVLINGRNHEEVELTVNELRSSFPSTSPQNAAADITDIKQREALFEHYPQVDILVNNTGIYEIMSYDEVTDEIWDKYFRTNVLAANALCKFYLPRMLDSNYGRMIFIASEEAVMPSGQMPQYCMTKSMLLSLSKSLSKLTIGTEVTVNTIMPGPTLSENVHQIIEGIYADADITFADKEKRFMAANLPQSELQRFIRPAEIGRLAAFICSPYASAFKGSPIRMDGGMVPTIY; encoded by the coding sequence ATGGATATGGGATTACACAATAGAACAGCTTTAGTTACAGGTTCAACGAAGGGGATCGGAAAAGCTATTGCGATTGAACTGGCCAAGGAAGGCGTACATGTGCTGATTAACGGAAGAAATCACGAAGAAGTGGAGCTTACGGTGAACGAACTTCGTTCCAGTTTCCCGTCCACCTCTCCTCAGAATGCCGCTGCCGATATTACGGATATTAAACAGCGGGAGGCTTTGTTTGAACATTATCCTCAGGTGGACATTCTGGTTAACAATACGGGCATATATGAAATTATGAGTTACGATGAAGTAACCGATGAAATATGGGATAAATACTTCCGCACGAATGTACTTGCAGCTAATGCATTATGTAAATTTTATTTGCCTAGAATGCTGGACAGCAATTATGGTCGTATGATTTTTATTGCAAGCGAAGAAGCTGTAATGCCTTCTGGTCAGATGCCGCAATATTGCATGACCAAATCGATGCTGCTCTCACTCTCGAAGAGCTTATCCAAATTAACCATCGGAACTGAAGTAACCGTCAATACAATCATGCCCGGACCCACACTTTCTGAGAATGTGCATCAGATTATTGAGGGAATCTATGCTGATGCTGATATAACATTCGCTGACAAAGAGAAACGATTCATGGCCGCAAACCTGCCCCAGTCTGAGCTTCAGCGGTTTATCCGACCGGCCGAAATCGGAAGACTGGCAGCTTTTATATGCAGCCCTTATGCTTCAGCATTTAAAGGTTCTCCCATCCGCATGGACGGTGGAATGGTGCCGACGATTTATTAA
- a CDS encoding MerR family transcriptional regulator, which produces MSFSIKEASERLGCPAHKIRYYEKEGLLPYIQRDEHGNRQFEQEHLDWMRLMSCFRATGMKVATLKHMVRLALDGDSTIPQRKMILHQYKEDLQRRQSELAEALEAVDNKLVIYGEIEQGRLPSETELLDQLEVSAKNNIK; this is translated from the coding sequence ATGTCTTTTTCCATAAAAGAGGCTTCGGAGCGGCTAGGTTGCCCTGCACATAAGATCCGTTATTACGAGAAGGAGGGGCTGCTCCCTTATATTCAAAGAGATGAACATGGAAACCGTCAGTTTGAGCAAGAACACCTGGACTGGATGAGATTGATGTCCTGCTTCCGGGCAACCGGAATGAAGGTAGCTACATTGAAACATATGGTCCGCCTTGCTTTAGACGGGGATTCGACCATTCCGCAGAGAAAAATGATTCTCCATCAATATAAAGAGGATTTGCAGCGGCGTCAGTCCGAGCTTGCCGAAGCCCTTGAAGCAGTCGACAACAAGCTTGTCATCTATGGGGAGATAGAACAAGGAAGACTTCCTTCTGAGACGGAACTGCTGGACCAGCTGGAAGTGTCAGCAAAAAATAATATTAAATAG
- a CDS encoding pectate lyase codes for MKRTVAKVTSIVLLFSLALSLIAGGWGTTVAHAAGLTITGSGGGNEAAYVEWAPVSNATGYNVYVKAASAADTQYQQINNELIRKYASYWRADAVGLAAGSYVMKVEAVSSGAVTANAVSGTLAVAPYDRSGFAFSANSQFGTGSGAYNDNGTLKSGAQVLYITSQNAQTVTLGVKTSSSGTVQTGVGLGGILTLRQKGYDTTPLAIRIIGKVTASDLSGQLNSSGYLEVKGKNNYTEMNITIEGIGKDAYAYGWGMLLRYTGNVEVRNLGVMLFPDDGISMDTGNANVWVHNNDIFYGSAGSDADQVKGDGSTDLKKGSTYITISYNHYFDSGKAALVGLSESAEFFVTFHHNWFDHSDSRHPRIRVASVHVYNNFYDGVSKYGVGVTTGASAFVESNVFRNTKDPMLSSLQGTDAIGEEGTFSGENGGMIKAYNNSVTGAASLIYANSSTGTAPANATSFDAYLASSRSEAVPSSYKALVGGTAYNNFDTTVNTGVSAAAVDSVSVVEQTVRAKAGRLSGGDFSWTFNNSVDDASYAINAALMSAIQGYTTGLVSVGGNSNPSGPTPTPSATTAPTATPTATPAPTATPVPTATTVPTATPVPTATPVPTATPTTGAIVHNFTTSGITSSFFSISGNLSTSKGTVVYGGLTLTQCLKIESATSIGFTAAKASTLTLVFNSEGTKVKVDGTSYTITNGIATVSLAAGAHTITKDSTANLYYMKVE; via the coding sequence ATGAAAAGGACAGTTGCAAAGGTAACCAGTATAGTTCTATTATTTTCTCTTGCACTATCTCTGATCGCCGGCGGATGGGGAACTACGGTAGCACACGCTGCGGGTCTTACGATAACGGGCAGTGGAGGCGGAAATGAAGCTGCTTATGTGGAGTGGGCACCAGTAAGTAATGCAACGGGATATAATGTATATGTTAAAGCAGCGAGCGCAGCGGACACCCAGTATCAGCAGATTAATAACGAATTGATCCGCAAATACGCGTCTTATTGGAGAGCTGATGCCGTAGGGCTTGCAGCCGGAAGTTATGTCATGAAGGTTGAGGCTGTATCGTCAGGTGCAGTGACGGCAAACGCTGTCTCAGGAACGCTGGCTGTAGCGCCGTATGACCGGTCTGGATTTGCTTTTTCAGCCAATTCGCAATTTGGTACAGGCTCCGGTGCTTATAATGATAATGGAACGCTGAAGAGCGGGGCACAGGTATTGTATATCACCTCGCAGAATGCGCAAACCGTAACGCTCGGTGTGAAAACCAGCAGCTCGGGTACAGTACAGACCGGGGTTGGTCTGGGCGGAATTCTGACACTGAGACAAAAAGGCTACGATACAACGCCGCTGGCTATCCGGATTATCGGGAAAGTTACAGCCTCTGATCTGAGCGGACAGCTCAACAGCAGTGGTTATCTTGAAGTCAAAGGTAAAAACAATTATACGGAAATGAATATTACCATCGAGGGTATCGGGAAAGATGCGTATGCCTACGGCTGGGGAATGCTGCTTAGATATACGGGGAATGTCGAAGTCAGAAATCTGGGCGTGATGTTATTCCCTGACGACGGTATTTCAATGGATACAGGCAATGCAAATGTATGGGTGCATAATAATGATATTTTCTACGGATCTGCTGGAAGTGACGCGGACCAGGTTAAGGGTGACGGTTCTACGGACCTCAAGAAAGGCTCAACGTATATCACCATCTCGTACAACCACTATTTTGATTCCGGAAAAGCAGCTCTGGTCGGACTTAGTGAGTCTGCCGAATTCTTTGTCACCTTCCACCATAACTGGTTCGATCATTCGGACTCCCGTCATCCGCGGATCAGAGTAGCTTCTGTTCATGTCTATAATAACTTCTATGATGGGGTCTCCAAATATGGCGTCGGCGTTACAACCGGAGCTTCGGCTTTTGTAGAATCGAATGTGTTTAGAAATACTAAAGATCCAATGCTTAGTTCCCTGCAAGGCACGGATGCTATAGGGGAAGAAGGTACGTTCTCAGGCGAAAATGGTGGTATGATCAAAGCCTACAACAACAGTGTTACTGGTGCGGCAAGTCTGATCTATGCCAACTCCAGTACCGGAACCGCTCCGGCGAATGCCACCTCCTTCGATGCATACTTAGCTTCGTCGAGAAGTGAAGCCGTTCCAAGCTCTTACAAAGCTCTAGTGGGTGGGACAGCGTATAACAACTTCGATACCACTGTGAATACTGGAGTAAGTGCAGCTGCCGTTGATAGTGTAAGTGTGGTTGAACAGACGGTTAGGGCAAAAGCAGGCCGCCTGAGCGGGGGAGACTTCAGCTGGACATTTAATAATTCGGTGGATGACGCATCGTATGCAATTAACGCAGCGCTGATGTCTGCTATCCAGGGCTACACCACGGGGCTTGTATCTGTAGGGGGCAACTCCAATCCGTCAGGACCGACTCCGACTCCATCAGCAACAACGGCACCGACTGCAACCCCAACAGCAACCCCGGCGCCAACGGCAACTCCGGTGCCGACTGCAACGACTGTACCAACAGCAACACCTGTACCAACGGCAACTCCGGTGCCGACTGCAACGCCCACTACTGGGGCAATTGTTCATAACTTCACTACATCCGGAATAACGAGCAGCTTCTTCTCTATTTCCGGGAATCTCTCCACGAGTAAAGGAACTGTAGTATATGGCGGTCTGACCTTAACCCAATGTCTGAAGATCGAGAGCGCAACCAGCATTGGATTCACAGCAGCCAAAGCCTCGACTTTAACATTAGTGTTCAACTCCGAAGGAACCAAAGTTAAAGTAGATGGAACCAGCTATACTATCACGAATGGTATTGCCACGGTCTCTCTCGCAGCGGGTGCGCATACGATTACGAAGGATAGTACTGCGAATTTGTATTATATGAAGGTGGAGTAG
- a CDS encoding aldo/keto reductase → MKQRTLGNSGILVSSIGLGIMGMSPGMYGETNDGESIKTIHRALDIGVNLLDTADVYGNGHNEELLGKAVKGRRDQAIIATKFAYTPNYESLNGHPDYVKKAVEDSLRRLDTDYIDLYYQHRVDPDIPIEETVGAMADLVKEGKVRSLGLSEASASTLRRAHAVHPISALQSEYSLWSRDIEDEVLPAARELGITHIAYSPLSRGFISGEIRKFDDLEANDLRRYMPRFQGDNFRKNIEIANKIKEIAAEKNCTPSQLAIAWTIANDALPIPGTKRIKYLEENANSTTIELNSEDLARIEKVSPKSGVHGTRYMKELMTQLNG, encoded by the coding sequence ATGAAGCAAAGAACACTCGGGAATAGCGGTATACTCGTTTCTTCAATTGGGCTGGGAATAATGGGGATGTCGCCTGGAATGTATGGGGAAACCAATGACGGGGAGTCCATCAAGACCATTCACCGCGCGCTGGACATCGGAGTGAATCTGCTGGATACGGCGGATGTGTACGGAAACGGGCATAACGAGGAGCTTCTGGGGAAAGCTGTCAAAGGCCGCCGGGACCAAGCTATTATTGCAACCAAATTTGCCTATACGCCTAACTATGAAAGTTTGAACGGTCATCCCGATTACGTGAAGAAAGCCGTTGAAGATAGTCTTCGCCGGTTAGATACAGACTACATTGATCTTTACTACCAGCACAGGGTAGATCCAGATATTCCGATTGAAGAAACCGTTGGAGCCATGGCTGATCTGGTAAAAGAGGGCAAGGTACGCAGTCTCGGTCTGTCTGAAGCCTCTGCGTCTACACTTCGCCGTGCCCACGCAGTACATCCGATTTCTGCTCTGCAAAGCGAATATTCCCTCTGGAGCCGGGACATTGAAGATGAGGTCCTGCCGGCTGCAAGAGAGCTCGGTATTACGCATATTGCATACAGTCCGTTAAGCCGGGGTTTCATATCCGGTGAAATCCGGAAGTTCGATGATTTGGAGGCCAATGATCTTCGCAGATACATGCCCCGGTTCCAAGGTGATAATTTCCGGAAGAATATAGAAATCGCAAATAAAATCAAAGAAATTGCTGCCGAGAAAAATTGCACGCCCTCCCAATTAGCAATTGCATGGACGATCGCTAATGACGCGCTGCCCATTCCGGGAACGAAACGGATCAAATATTTGGAGGAGAATGCTAACTCAACAACCATTGAGCTGAATTCTGAGGACTTAGCGCGGATCGAGAAGGTAAGCCCCAAGAGTGGAGTCCACGGAACACGTTATATGAAAGAATTGATGACGCAGCTGAATGGCTAA